One region of Baekduia soli genomic DNA includes:
- a CDS encoding biotin transporter BioY: MSTVALNPRATAAGVLADILPGTRVRDALLVASGAGLTALGAQISIPVPPSPVPITGQTLAVVIAGAALGARRGIASQLLYVLLGLLLPVYADGASGAHVVWGSSGGYLVGFVVAAGLIGLAAEHGADRRPLLAALTFAAGQLAVFAIGVPWLKVAADLSWGDAIHYGFTVFIFGGIVKAVLAGVVTPSAWRLARRVDGRG, from the coding sequence GTGTCCACCGTTGCCCTGAACCCCCGCGCCACCGCCGCCGGCGTCCTCGCCGACATCCTGCCCGGCACCCGTGTCCGCGACGCGCTGCTCGTCGCCTCGGGGGCGGGCCTGACCGCGCTAGGCGCGCAGATCTCGATCCCCGTCCCGCCCTCCCCCGTCCCGATCACCGGCCAGACACTGGCCGTCGTGATCGCCGGCGCCGCGCTGGGCGCGCGCCGCGGGATCGCCTCTCAGCTGCTCTACGTCCTGCTGGGCCTCCTGCTGCCGGTCTACGCCGACGGCGCCAGCGGCGCGCACGTGGTCTGGGGCAGCTCGGGCGGCTACCTCGTCGGCTTCGTCGTGGCCGCCGGCCTGATCGGCCTGGCCGCCGAGCACGGCGCCGACCGCCGCCCGCTGCTCGCGGCCCTCACGTTCGCCGCCGGCCAGCTCGCGGTCTTCGCGATCGGCGTGCCGTGGCTGAAGGTCGCCGCCGACCTCTCGTGGGGCGACGCCATCCACTACGGCTTCACGGTGTTCATCTTCGGCGGCATCGTCAAGGCGGTGCTGGCCGGCGTCGTGACCCCGAGCGCCTGGCGCCTGGCGCGCCGGGTCGACGGGCGGGGCTGA
- a CDS encoding TetR/AcrR family transcriptional regulator, translating into MAVARADTDRPRRRDVEVLAAATKVFYERGYADATVQDVADELGILKGSLYYYIKTKEDLLFRLLDEAHEHVETVRREAAVRDDLPPLEKLTRYVRGQVAYSVANLPRVAIYYQDVDRLSAPRLRDIHRRRKAHEVWVVDLIRLAQERGEVGADLDPELLANCMFGALIWLYRWHRPDSGKAPEDVVDHVTRYALAGITGAAVPRPGG; encoded by the coding sequence ATGGCTGTCGCCCGCGCGGACACCGACCGCCCGCGCCGGCGCGACGTCGAGGTACTGGCCGCGGCGACCAAGGTGTTCTACGAGCGTGGGTACGCGGACGCGACGGTGCAGGACGTCGCCGACGAGCTCGGCATCCTCAAGGGCAGCCTCTACTACTACATCAAGACGAAGGAGGACCTCCTCTTCCGCCTGCTCGACGAGGCCCACGAGCACGTCGAGACGGTCCGGCGCGAGGCGGCGGTCCGCGACGACCTCCCGCCTCTGGAGAAGCTCACCCGCTACGTCCGCGGCCAGGTCGCCTACAGCGTGGCCAACCTCCCGCGGGTGGCGATCTACTACCAGGACGTCGACCGGCTCAGCGCCCCCCGGCTGCGCGACATCCACCGCCGCCGCAAGGCCCACGAGGTGTGGGTGGTCGACCTCATCCGGCTCGCGCAGGAGCGCGGGGAGGTCGGCGCCGACCTCGATCCCGAGCTGCTGGCCAACTGCATGTTCGGCGCGTTGATCTGGCTCTACCGCTGGCACCGGCCCGACAGTGGCAAGGCGCCCGAGGACGTCGTGGACCACGTCACGCGCTACGCCCTGGCCGGGATCACGGGAGCGGCCGTCCCGAGGCCGGGGGGCTGA
- a CDS encoding VOC family protein, with protein MPPEPQVVQLALCTSDPIATVRRYTEALGFADAGGNLFWGERISVLQDLDEPDAACLVWWLVGRQDFVQLELFQHSRPPQRPQDPGRRPSDHGWTRFGIAVPDFDAALAGMRSSGLEPITEPMLAGGLRRVAFHDPELAVVVELMEEGVALPGGVRPRFYDLAPALVSATLSVADLDRARTFLVETLGLVPVPDVVLHGPQHEALWGLAGARREAFVVRGGDVFLEVVRYDEPAGRAPDPGRRLSDQGIMNVAVGFRERPALDDLYARIVAAGHVVADPLPPPPAGGTYLHDDQGTSWEILGLPREFDAQYGFVPVPGWQVQPRWPQPAVPPAAG; from the coding sequence GTGCCCCCCGAGCCCCAGGTCGTCCAGCTCGCGCTGTGCACGAGCGACCCGATCGCCACCGTGCGCCGCTACACCGAGGCGCTCGGCTTCGCCGACGCCGGCGGCAACCTCTTCTGGGGCGAGCGCATCAGCGTCCTGCAGGACCTCGACGAGCCCGACGCCGCCTGTCTCGTATGGTGGCTGGTAGGCCGACAGGACTTCGTCCAGCTCGAGCTCTTCCAGCACTCGCGCCCGCCGCAGCGCCCGCAGGATCCCGGCCGGCGGCCCAGCGACCACGGCTGGACGCGGTTCGGGATCGCCGTGCCGGACTTCGACGCGGCCCTGGCGGGCATGCGCTCCAGTGGCCTGGAGCCCATCACCGAGCCGATGCTCGCCGGGGGGCTGCGCCGGGTCGCGTTCCACGACCCCGAGCTGGCCGTGGTCGTCGAGCTCATGGAGGAGGGCGTCGCGCTGCCCGGCGGCGTGCGCCCCCGCTTCTACGACCTGGCGCCGGCGCTCGTCTCGGCCACGCTCTCGGTGGCCGATCTGGACCGGGCGCGCACGTTCCTGGTCGAGACGCTGGGCCTGGTGCCCGTCCCCGACGTCGTGCTGCACGGCCCCCAGCACGAGGCGCTCTGGGGCCTGGCGGGAGCCCGCCGCGAGGCGTTCGTCGTCCGTGGCGGCGACGTGTTCCTCGAGGTCGTCCGCTACGACGAGCCGGCCGGACGGGCGCCGGACCCGGGCCGGCGCCTCAGCGACCAGGGGATCATGAACGTGGCGGTCGGCTTCCGGGAACGGCCCGCGCTCGACGACCTGTACGCGCGGATCGTCGCCGCGGGCCATGTCGTCGCCGACCCGCTCCCGCCGCCGCCGGCCGGCGGGACCTACCTGCACGACGACCAGGGCACGTCCTGGGAGATCCTCGGCCTCCCGCGCGAATTCGACGCCCAGTACGGCTTCGTGCCCGTCCCCGGCTGGCAGGTGCAGCCGCGCTGGCCCCAGCCGGCCGTACCGCCGGCCGCGGGCTGA
- a CDS encoding carboxymuconolactone decarboxylase family protein, protein MSRITPAALEGNAVQTSLLARVLGRRPEILTAFGRLDAATRFHGELSPALKEAVRRATAGEVGCEYCQSLGEYRPNPDDARESLAVAFARLIADDPTQISDAQFDVLREEFSEEEIVELVAFVCFVAIAGQLFGATMALGPADPEEAAAYQAVVGSR, encoded by the coding sequence ATGTCGCGCATCACCCCCGCCGCGCTCGAGGGCAACGCCGTCCAGACCAGCCTGCTGGCCCGGGTCCTCGGACGACGGCCCGAGATCCTCACGGCCTTCGGGCGCCTCGACGCGGCCACGCGCTTCCACGGGGAGCTCTCGCCCGCGCTCAAGGAGGCGGTCCGGCGCGCCACCGCCGGCGAGGTCGGCTGCGAGTACTGCCAGTCGCTGGGCGAGTACCGGCCCAATCCCGACGACGCGCGGGAGTCGCTGGCCGTCGCCTTCGCGCGGCTCATCGCCGACGACCCGACCCAGATCTCCGACGCCCAGTTCGACGTGCTGCGCGAGGAGTTCAGCGAGGAAGAGATCGTCGAGCTCGTGGCCTTCGTCTGCTTCGTGGCGATCGCCGGCCAGCTCTTCGGGGCGACGATGGCCCTCGGTCCGGCCGACCCCGAAGAGGCCGCGGCCTACCAGGCCGTCGTCGGGAGCCGCTGA
- a CDS encoding cytochrome P450, translating into MSVHTSEAPVYPAMQHAECPFPLFEQLREEHPVYHVPGRDDEYLVTRHEDLVYVTSHPELFSSTPHDVPWSPGWSETMIAQDPPEHGAVRKIAQRSFTPAKINAYETVVRGIVDELIDGFIDKGEVEFCTAFANPLSLWVTSALMGLPREDASWLERLLGPFEAQGIRYHPPERQAIQDANGAVAVQYLREQVLDRIAHPGDDMISELVRNHTAATGGEPNVDYLAVESNVMLAGGLTTSGHLFASAMSLLVRHPEALAAVREDFARIPRMLEEALRLETAAQWQPRYATQDTTLGGVDIPKGACLLIVYAAANRDPARFPCPDDFDIGRPNVAKHVGWGHGAHFCLGAPLARLEGRVAFEQLFTRLQDIRAAPGRNDFTHYETVYFRAPKSLHLWFQRAGRDPFGLTAQGEHLQP; encoded by the coding sequence GTGTCCGTCCACACCAGCGAAGCCCCGGTCTACCCCGCGATGCAGCACGCGGAGTGCCCCTTCCCGCTCTTCGAGCAGCTGCGCGAGGAGCACCCGGTCTACCACGTGCCCGGGCGCGACGACGAGTACCTCGTCACCCGCCACGAGGACCTCGTCTACGTCACCTCGCACCCCGAGCTGTTCTCGAGCACGCCGCACGACGTCCCGTGGTCGCCGGGCTGGAGCGAGACGATGATCGCCCAGGATCCGCCAGAGCACGGCGCGGTGCGCAAGATCGCCCAGCGCTCGTTCACGCCGGCCAAGATCAACGCCTACGAGACGGTCGTGCGCGGGATCGTCGACGAGCTCATCGACGGGTTCATCGACAAGGGTGAGGTGGAGTTCTGCACCGCCTTCGCCAATCCGCTGTCGCTGTGGGTGACCTCGGCGCTCATGGGGCTGCCCCGGGAGGATGCGAGCTGGCTCGAGCGCCTCCTGGGCCCGTTCGAGGCGCAGGGCATCCGCTACCACCCGCCCGAGCGTCAGGCCATCCAGGACGCCAACGGCGCGGTGGCGGTGCAGTACCTGCGCGAGCAGGTCCTGGACCGCATCGCCCACCCTGGCGACGACATGATCAGCGAGCTGGTGCGCAACCACACGGCGGCCACCGGCGGCGAGCCCAACGTCGACTACCTGGCCGTGGAGAGCAACGTCATGCTCGCCGGCGGCCTGACGACGTCCGGGCACCTCTTCGCCAGCGCCATGTCGCTGCTCGTCCGCCACCCCGAGGCGCTCGCGGCGGTGCGCGAGGACTTCGCGCGCATCCCGCGGATGCTCGAGGAGGCGCTGCGCCTGGAGACCGCGGCCCAGTGGCAGCCCCGCTACGCGACGCAGGACACGACGCTCGGCGGCGTCGACATCCCGAAGGGCGCATGCCTGCTCATCGTCTACGCGGCGGCCAACCGCGACCCCGCGCGCTTCCCGTGCCCCGACGACTTCGACATCGGGCGCCCGAACGTCGCCAAGCACGTCGGGTGGGGCCACGGCGCCCACTTCTGCCTCGGCGCCCCGCTCGCGCGGCTCGAGGGGCGCGTCGCGTTCGAGCAGCTGTTCACGCGCCTGCAGGACATCCGTGCCGCGCCCGGTCGCAACGACTTCACGCACTATGAGACGGTCTACTTCCGCGCGCCCAAGAGCCTGCACCTGTGGTTCCAGCGCGCGGGGCGCGATCCGTTCGGGCTGACCGCGCAGGGCGAGCACCTGCAGCCCTGA
- a CDS encoding enoyl-CoA hydratase/isomerase family protein has translation MATAMETLRVERRDDGTALVTIARPAKLNAMNHAFFHEIRALMAELDDDDGVSVAVITGEGRAFSAGGDLEDFHRVTDTPSARRQVRLAIESFLAVERAETVVIGAVNGIAYGGGTELTLACDLAFAAQDARFAFREITLGLMPGYGLVRGPEIIGRDWTHRMALTGDILDADQARAIGLVQEVHPPGDLVDAALAIGARMAAHPQVALRATKRFVNRHSPAGIAETIEATALLMAGPERVERVRALVSR, from the coding sequence ATGGCCACCGCCATGGAGACCCTGCGCGTCGAGCGCCGCGACGACGGCACCGCGCTGGTGACGATCGCCCGGCCCGCGAAGCTCAACGCGATGAACCACGCGTTCTTCCACGAGATCCGTGCGCTCATGGCCGAGCTCGACGACGACGACGGGGTCTCCGTGGCGGTGATCACCGGCGAGGGCCGGGCGTTCTCAGCCGGCGGCGACCTCGAGGACTTCCACCGCGTGACGGACACGCCGAGCGCGCGCCGGCAGGTCCGGCTGGCGATCGAGTCCTTCCTGGCCGTCGAGCGCGCGGAGACCGTCGTCATCGGCGCGGTCAACGGGATCGCCTACGGCGGCGGCACGGAGCTGACCCTGGCCTGCGATCTCGCGTTCGCCGCGCAGGACGCCCGCTTCGCCTTCCGCGAGATCACGCTCGGCCTCATGCCCGGCTACGGCCTCGTCCGCGGCCCCGAGATCATCGGCCGCGACTGGACGCACCGCATGGCGCTGACCGGCGACATCCTCGACGCCGACCAGGCCCGGGCGATCGGCCTGGTCCAGGAGGTCCACCCGCCCGGGGACCTGGTCGACGCCGCGCTGGCCATCGGCGCGCGCATGGCCGCCCACCCGCAGGTCGCCCTGCGGGCGACCAAGCGCTTCGTCAACCGCCACAGCCCGGCCGGGATCGCCGAGACCATCGAGGCCACCGCGCTGCTCATGGCCGGCCCGGAGCGCGTCGAGCGCGTTCGCGCGCTCGTCTCGCGCTGA
- a CDS encoding SDR family NAD(P)-dependent oxidoreductase gives MTAQGRRVAVVTGAGQGIGRGIAATLVARGLRVAVVDRHPDRAQATAAALGPAAVPVAADLLDEHAVAAMAATVLEALGRWDVLVNNAGALRLGSIGATTVADWDAVFDGCVKTAWLCTRAAAGPLAASGEGRIINVSSVVARGAASENLIAYTAAKGAVEALTVACARELGASGITVNAVCPGSIETPAWDRFPDPDGLRRARAAVAAVGRIGRPEEIGAAVAYLASPEAGFVTGQVLVVDGGRTDKL, from the coding sequence GTGACCGCGCAGGGCCGGCGCGTCGCGGTCGTCACCGGCGCTGGGCAGGGCATCGGCCGTGGGATCGCTGCCACGCTGGTGGCCCGGGGCCTGCGCGTCGCCGTCGTCGACCGCCATCCCGATCGTGCGCAGGCGACGGCCGCGGCGCTCGGGCCGGCCGCGGTGCCCGTCGCCGCCGACCTGCTCGACGAGCACGCGGTGGCGGCCATGGCCGCCACGGTGCTCGAGGCGCTCGGCCGCTGGGACGTGCTGGTCAACAACGCCGGCGCGCTGCGGCTGGGCTCGATCGGCGCCACGACCGTGGCCGACTGGGACGCGGTCTTCGACGGCTGCGTCAAGACCGCCTGGCTGTGCACGCGCGCGGCGGCGGGACCCCTCGCCGCCTCGGGAGAGGGCAGGATCATCAACGTCAGCTCCGTCGTGGCGCGCGGCGCCGCGTCGGAGAACCTGATCGCCTACACCGCAGCCAAGGGCGCGGTCGAGGCGCTGACGGTGGCCTGCGCACGCGAGCTCGGCGCCTCCGGGATCACGGTCAATGCCGTGTGCCCGGGGTCGATCGAGACGCCGGCGTGGGACCGCTTCCCCGACCCCGACGGCCTGCGCCGCGCGCGGGCCGCGGTCGCCGCGGTGGGCCGGATCGGACGGCCCGAGGAGATCGGCGCCGCCGTGGCCTACCTGGCCTCGCCCGAGGCCGGCTTCGTGACCGGCCAGGTGCTCGTCGTCGACGGCGGTCGCACCGACAAGCTGTGA
- a CDS encoding AMP-binding protein, which produces MGELLQGKGAGLGRYATRFPLPERTMLHVLRARAQEHPDRTWLVFDGEDGAPVELTFGAAQDRVHQVAQALHTDLGDPVHVGIFLRNQVEFFPALYGAMASGGVAVPLNADARGVLLERVIGQAEISVLVARADLLDRLGELDDLGAVELIVAAGADPGALPAQVGGRRVVAFDAWIEGRSTEPVRELPDSSEVAMIQFTSGTTGNSKGVVYPHHFFYLYSALVSDAQEHTEDDVLSTPLPLFHVAAIHIVSNSALHAGCRGVLKTKFSARTYWDEIARDGATFAILLGPLAAILLKTVPEAPEHRLAKLFCLPFPPGGEEFEERFRTKILWQGYGMTEVYPHPMSHTMEEGVPYDTVGHAAAFMDYGVVDEHDRLLGPGELGQLVYRPRLPDAMARGYYKNPEATVEAFRNFMFHTGDVGIIDEEGRVHYRGRVQDRIRRRGENISAAELEFIASGHEAIVEAAAYGVPGEFGEHEVKLDVVSCVADLDPAAYHAWLTEQLPRYMVPRYLELLPELPKSPSEKVQKHKLAEAGVDRPGVLVFEPVRSR; this is translated from the coding sequence ATGGGCGAGCTGCTGCAGGGCAAGGGGGCCGGGCTCGGGCGCTACGCGACGCGGTTCCCGCTGCCGGAGCGCACGATGCTGCACGTCCTGCGCGCGCGGGCCCAGGAGCATCCCGACCGCACCTGGCTCGTCTTCGACGGTGAGGACGGCGCACCCGTCGAGCTGACCTTCGGCGCCGCGCAGGACCGCGTCCACCAGGTCGCCCAGGCGCTGCACACCGATCTCGGCGACCCCGTCCACGTCGGCATCTTCCTGCGCAACCAGGTGGAGTTCTTCCCGGCGCTGTACGGCGCGATGGCCTCCGGCGGCGTCGCCGTGCCGCTGAACGCCGACGCCCGGGGGGTCCTGTTGGAGCGCGTCATCGGCCAGGCCGAGATCAGCGTGCTCGTCGCGCGCGCCGACCTGCTCGACCGCCTGGGCGAGCTCGACGACCTCGGGGCGGTCGAGCTCATCGTCGCCGCGGGCGCCGACCCCGGCGCGCTCCCGGCGCAGGTGGGCGGACGGCGGGTCGTGGCCTTCGACGCCTGGATCGAGGGCCGCTCCACCGAGCCGGTCCGCGAGCTGCCCGACTCCTCCGAGGTGGCGATGATCCAGTTCACCTCGGGCACGACCGGCAACTCGAAGGGCGTCGTCTACCCGCATCACTTCTTCTATCTGTACTCGGCCCTGGTCAGCGATGCCCAGGAGCACACCGAGGACGACGTCCTCTCCACGCCGCTGCCGCTCTTCCACGTAGCTGCGATCCACATCGTCTCCAATTCGGCGCTGCACGCCGGCTGCCGCGGTGTGCTCAAGACCAAGTTCTCGGCCCGCACGTACTGGGACGAGATCGCCCGCGACGGCGCGACCTTCGCGATCCTGCTCGGGCCGCTGGCCGCCATCCTGCTCAAGACGGTGCCCGAGGCGCCCGAGCACCGCCTGGCCAAGCTGTTCTGCCTGCCCTTCCCGCCCGGCGGCGAGGAGTTCGAGGAGCGCTTCCGCACGAAGATCCTCTGGCAGGGGTACGGGATGACCGAGGTCTACCCGCACCCCATGTCGCACACGATGGAGGAGGGCGTGCCCTACGACACCGTCGGCCACGCCGCCGCGTTCATGGACTACGGGGTCGTCGACGAGCACGACCGGCTGCTGGGGCCCGGCGAGCTCGGTCAGCTGGTCTACCGCCCGCGGCTGCCCGACGCGATGGCGCGCGGCTACTACAAGAACCCCGAGGCGACCGTCGAGGCGTTCCGCAACTTCATGTTCCACACGGGCGACGTCGGCATCATCGACGAGGAGGGCCGGGTCCACTACCGCGGGCGCGTGCAGGACCGCATCCGCCGCCGCGGCGAGAACATCTCCGCCGCCGAGCTGGAGTTCATCGCCTCGGGCCACGAGGCGATCGTCGAGGCCGCGGCCTACGGCGTGCCCGGCGAGTTCGGCGAGCACGAGGTCAAGCTCGACGTGGTCAGCTGCGTGGCCGACCTCGACCCGGCCGCCTACCACGCGTGGCTGACCGAGCAGCTGCCGCGCTACATGGTCCCCCGCTACCTCGAGCTGCTGCCCGAGCTGCCCAAGAGCCCGAGCGAGAAGGTCCAGAAGCACAAGCTCGCCGAGGCCGGGGTGGACCGGCCCGGCGTGCTGGTCTTCGAGCCCGTCCGCTCGCGCTGA
- a CDS encoding nuclear transport factor 2 family protein, translated as MSEQERHAQALTAYFDGINGEDYEAVAALFAADGELIAPGTEPRRGPAAIAEYFAAALAPYPEHVDDPTRFIHAGDTVTVEITFTGRMASGAPMNFDAVDVFDFDEQGLIRRLSSWYDSHGVRAQLRRAREQDTA; from the coding sequence ATGAGTGAGCAGGAGCGTCACGCCCAGGCCCTGACCGCCTACTTCGACGGCATCAACGGGGAGGACTACGAGGCCGTGGCGGCCCTGTTCGCCGCCGACGGCGAGCTCATCGCCCCGGGGACCGAGCCGCGCCGCGGTCCGGCGGCCATCGCGGAGTACTTCGCCGCGGCCCTGGCCCCCTACCCCGAGCACGTCGACGACCCCACCCGCTTCATCCACGCCGGGGACACGGTCACCGTCGAGATCACGTTCACCGGCCGGATGGCCTCGGGCGCACCGATGAACTTCGACGCCGTCGACGTGTTCGACTTCGACGAGCAGGGCCTCATCCGCCGGCTGTCGTCCTGGTACGACTCCCACGGCGTCCGCGCCCAGCTGCGTCGCGCCCGCGAGCAGGACACGGCCTGA